The following nucleotide sequence is from uncultured Draconibacterium sp..
CTGGAATAAAATTCTTATAATCTGTAATATAAAATCCCATTTGTTGGGAGTATTCTTTATCTCTTGAAATTTTCGGGCAATTAGGACATTTATCTTCAATCTTGCATATATTATTGGCAATAAAAAAAGCTACAAATCCAAATAGAGCTAATATTAAAATTATTATAAAAGTCTTTTTCATTATTATTTTATGATTCTGTATTTTTTCTAATTAGTTCAATGCTCCTGCGTCGGTTAATGTGTTACAACGGTTTGTGTAAGAAACGTAGCGCTTTTCAAAGCACTCATCTATCAAACCGTGACTAGCTTTATTACTTGTATTACCTTTCAAATTTAGCATCTCCGCGCTATGTTTTTTTACATTTTGTTGTGCATAGTTTTTTTAATAATGTCCCAAAAATCTTCCTGAAAAATATTCATTTGTCTTTGGGTTATAAAATTTCACTTTTGAATAGAATAAAAAGAATTTGAATTCCATCAAAAGCTTTCCATTCACGTCATACTCAACATTTTTATCATTTAAGAATCCGTTCTTTTTTAAAGATTCTATCTGTCCATTCTTTGAATATGTTGTCAACTTTCCTAATTGTCCTTTTTTGAATTTACCTTTTTGCCATAACTCACCTGTTCTTCTATGAATCATGTATTTTCCATTGCATTTCTCTCCACAATGAACATAAAAATAATAAGTCGGTCCTATATGTCCAGTTGTTGCTGAAAGATAAATTGGAGGAACAATCAATGTATCAATGATGTCTGAATTGATTTCAAGGTTCCTTCTTATATTTCCTTTTTGGGAATAATACTCTAAATTATACAATCCTTTCTTTGGCACTATACAAATCCCATTTGAATCGGGCATGAAACTATATGTCGAATCATTCTCATTTATTGTTAACCAAAATCCTGTCGATTTAGTTAATATGCTGTCACAAGAATATTTCAAATACAACTCATAAGAAATCTTCTCAGATTCTTGCGAATAAGTAGTAATTGAAATAGATATTAAAATCAAACTGATTATTCTTCTCATTCTATGTTTGATTATAATCGGTCTTCCGAAATTATGCACAACGTTCTGTGTATGGTGTATCCCGAAGGGTATGCACTATACACCTTGTTGTAGCACGTTTTTTTCTTTTTCAAACCATTCTATAGCAATGGTCTTAGTCTTATCTCTATAGAATTTGGTCCATTTAGATTTGAAATTTTTATCATCAATTTCATTGGTCAGATATTCCATTTCAACTCCAGGCTTAATTCCTTTCTTATAAAATTCAGCTCCATAATTTTTCGTTGATTCAACTAAGAAATCTCTATTCTTTAAAAGTTTCTCTTTGTAATCTGTATTTGAATCAATGAAGTCAGACATAATTTCAAATCGTTGCTCTTTTGTCAATCGAGGAATGAAAATGTGAGTGTCATAATTTTCTTCATTTGCAATAATTGCCTCTTTTATATCTCTTTCTTCTTCTTTACTTAGACCAGAGTCGTATTCGGATTTACATTCCGAAACCAATGAGTGGTCAAAATGTGAACTCCAATCACTTTCAAATCTCGCTTTCTTAGGTAGAATGTTTCATTCATAGAGGCAAAGGAGTAGGCAAAAGCCGAAATCAAGAATTCTATGTCTGTGTTTTGTTCTTTCATTTTAATGTGCTACAACGTATTGCTTTTGTTTTTGCAAGAGAAGTTTTCAATGTAGCGGGCGATTTTTATTATGTTGCTTAAAAATAACAGATTTTTATTTACTTAAGCATACAGCATCAGATTTTATTTTGTACAATCGTTTTGCGGCAATTGTACTTTGTACGATGCTCCACTACTACGGTTTTTTTCAATCGTACTTTGTTCTCGATGTCCTTATTACATTGTCCCTGTTTGGGGCAGGCAGGCTTTAAAAACCGGCAGCCCTTACGGGACTACCCTTTAACGTTACGGACTTTCAGTCCTGTGCTCACTAAGGGCACAGCCCCGGCATTTTGTAGCATCATTTGTCAGGGCGATAATGAAGTAATCTAAGGGTTCTACTTCAACGAATAAACCTCATCAACATATCGTAGTGCACACATCAGGTACATTCCCCGTTCGAAATAACGTAAAATATGGCTTTCGAACTCCATTACATCATCAATATAATGTGCATTAAATACGGCTTTCATTTTCTCGTGAACCGCCAATTTAAAAAGAATATCCTTTTTTTCACGTTCATAATCTTCCTTGATAATCTCGTCCCAAAATTCATCGCCTGCATCAGGGTAAGTTCTTTTTAATTCCCGGCAACGTTTTTCGTATTTTGGTTTTAATTTATCAATCGTGTCTACCGGATGAAGATCGGCCATCGGTCCGCTACGTCTGTTTAAGGAGTAACAATTATTGTATTCCTCCCAGATTTCACGAATATACTTTTCGCCAATATTGAACAACAAAGGCTTGTATTTGGCCGGGTTTTCAGCCATTTCAGGCCAATATTCAAATACCACAGAAGTTAATGCAGGAGGAAGCTCCAGACTAAACCCTTTGTACCGATTCGCATAAAGCTTCTCGATTTCATCCATCCGGCGAATTTGATTTTCAAAATCTTCAAGTCCCATATCTTGTTATTTATAAGGATTAATTTCCTTACAAGTTAGGGCAGAATAAAGAAAAATCAAATTTTTCGCTGTAGCACAAAAACGCCACACACGTCTTCGCTGTCGAAAGTTGAGCCGACGATTTGATTTTCGGTAATACGGTGCGTTTCAAAAGAATTGGGCAGGTAACTGATCTCCCGGCCGTTTTGAATGGCTTTTACTTCAACGCTTTCCAAAAGAAGTTTTCCATTGCTAATGGTGCCTTTTACTTTTTCGGTTACCCGGATGCTGTAGTTGTTTTCCACCTCTTCGGTAAACGAAAACACCCCACTTACCTGGTTGCCGGTTTGCGTAAGTTCCACCTCTCCTACCGAGTTTCCGTATTCAAAATCTTCGTTGTATGTCCAGCTCCCTGAAATGTCCATCGTTGTAAATTTGCGGCAAACTTAGCAAATTTTCGGTTTGTAGTTAAAAACCATTAAAACAGGAATGTTTTGTAGTGACTCTACCCCTCTCTCTGTCGAGAGCTAAACGCGCATTCAGCCTGCTCGCAAGCTATTATTATAACGAATAAGTGTTTGAGTTGATCAATATTTTAGACTGAAGGGACGTTACCTTGGGCTCGTCGTACTTTATTGCACCGTCCTTTAGGGCGGTGATTCCGGATAAAAACAGGAACCAGGCTTTAGCCTTTAATAGTCGTTAATGGCTAAAGCCCTTTCCTGAAGTGCATTTTTATCACCGGGCTAAAGCCGCGGTGCAAAAAATAAAACCAATCCCCCCCCTACCCCTCTCTCTGTCGAGAGCTCCCCTTACAAGGGGAGCCGGTTCTTATTCAGTTTTGAAGCTTATTTGAGCTACTCTTCCCAATAATAGGTTACTACAGATTTTGTTCCGGCACTTCCAATACCGCTTTTAACGCAGGCTTGGCTTTATTCTGCCTGTCAAAAAGAAGGGGATAGTTTGTCCTGCCGGGGATGGGGTATCCGTTTTTCCACGACATGTTATCCTGCAGGCCCCACAAGGTTACCCGGTCAATTTTGTCGCGTTTGTTGTAAAAAATCCGGAACAGCTCCTCATACCTTTCGGTTAGCTGTTGCTCTACCTCTTCCGGCAGTCCGTCTTTATAGGGGTCGAGGAATTCCTCAAACTCTTCCAACTGAAATTGAGGATGGCTCATCACCTGTCCGATAATCTGTCCCTCTTTGGTCAGGGGGAGAACATCTACATCCAGTTCGGTTATCATAACTTTTACACCCAATGAGGCAAAGGTATCGATGGCTGCTTCGATGTATTCATTTTTTGGGAAATTCAGTCCCCAGTGTGCCTGTATTCCAACACCGTCGATCCGGATGCCTTCTTTTTGCAACATCCGCACCATGCGGGCTATGCCGTCTCGCTTTTCAGGGCGCCAGGCATTAAAATCGTTGTAATACAGTTCGGCATCGGGAGCATACTTGCCGGCATATTGAAATGCATATTTTACCATTTTGTCGCCGTCGCCAACTGCATTTACCCAGGTGGTAGGACGATACGATCCATCGTTATCAATCACTTCATTCACCACATCCCAGGCATTTACGCGCCCGGCATACCTTCCGGCTACCGCTTCAATGTGGCTGCGCATCCGCTCGATTTGTTCTTCCGGAGTATTGGGATTGCCCTCTGGGTTAACAAAAAACCAATCAGGAGTCTGGTTGTGCCAAACCAGGGTATGCCCCACGATGAACATGCCGTTTTTTTCACCAAATTCCACAATCCGGTCGGCCGGATCAAAATTATAAACTCCGGGGCGAGGATTTATGGGGGCAGCTTTCATCGAATTCTCAGGCGTGATGGTATTAAATTGATCGGTTATAATGTTTCGGGTAGCCGTATCCCTGTCGGAAATGACAAATCTATTGACGGCACAACCTAGTTTAAATGCACCGGCATAGGCTTCTTTTAAACTCTTAGGCGCAGCTTGTTCGTCTGCTTGTTCTGATTTTTTTTGAGCACACGACGAAATCAGGAAAAAACTTAAAATAAGAATAATCGTATTTTTCATAGGTTTTGATTTTATTTTGGTCGATTAGATAGGTTAAAATAGAAAAAAGATTTGTTCTTTCCGGAAAAGCCGGAAAAATATAAACGCTGGGTTAACATATTTAATATAACGATTTGGAAATTGCTTTGCCGTTGATACGTGATAGGTAGCTTCCCTACTCTACCCCTTGTTTGTGACAACTACTTTGTACACACAATTATTTTTAGGGTCCTGCTTTACATTATACTTTCAATATGCGGCGCAAGAAAAAGTTGTATTTTTAATAACGGTAGCATTTGCGCCTTTGTCATTTTTCTCTTCTGTCCCCGGGGCTGCGCTCCCTGCGGGAGCTTCCCCCGGTCTACTGATTACGCACCCTTGGTGCTTAAAGCTCCGAAGTGGGAGACAAGCAGCAGCCCAATGCGTGTGTCTGAGTTAACGAAAATACAATGCGCCGGATTATAGATCAGTAAAAAATCGTTTGGCGATTAAAATTGATTAGAATCAGGCTGCTTGTTCCGAACGAAAAATTTATGCAGAATCATTTGAAAATGGGAATAGTAAAGTTTTGTATTCACTATAGTTTGCAAACGAGGTGTTGCAGAAAATCTGACTTCATCTTTATTTATGAAACTTATAACCCAGCGAAAACATAAACGAACGGTTGCGGGCGACCATATCGTAATCAGCTTGAGGCGAGATATTATTTAATGCAAAATGAGCGGTAAATTCAAATAAAAACGAATTCACCTCCACACCTCCGCCAACGGCCAAACCAAGCCCAAGGCGTTTAAGGTCGTCGTTCTCATCGGTTCCCCATACAATGTCATACTCCTCATCGTAACTTTCCGAACCAACCGTTTCATCAACTTTTGTCTTTCCGTTAAGACCAATGCCAACATAAGGCCCCAACATGCCATATATCTTAATGTTGTTAACATCGGTATATAATTTCCCGAACACCGGAATATCGAGGTACCATAGTTTTATTGTCGAGTTTATGCTATACGGTACATCTTCGAACGAATCCGATTCATTCATTTTTATGCCCTTTGTGGTAAGGAGCAAAGCGGTTTCAATACCGGCACCTTCGCCAATCGCCCACTCAAACGTTGGTCCCAAATGCAACCCCGATCTCATCTCCAACGGTTCGCTGATTATTTCGCCCTCTTCTTTTATTAACATGTCCGACAAGGTATATCCGGCCTTTATTCCAATGGTTTGGGCAAACAGGCCGACTGA
It contains:
- a CDS encoding porin family protein, which encodes MKTFTRLVVMAAFTCFSVGLFAQTIGIKAGYTLSDMLIKEEGEIISEPLEMRSGLHLGPTFEWAIGEGAGIETALLLTTKGIKMNESDSFEDVPYSINSTIKLWYLDIPVFGKLYTDVNNIKIYGMLGPYVGIGLNGKTKVDETVGSESYDEEYDIVWGTDENDDLKRLGLGLAVGGGVEVNSFLFEFTAHFALNNISPQADYDMVARNRSFMFSLGYKFHK
- a CDS encoding endo-1,4-beta-xylanase, whose product is MKNTIILILSFFLISSCAQKKSEQADEQAAPKSLKEAYAGAFKLGCAVNRFVISDRDTATRNIITDQFNTITPENSMKAAPINPRPGVYNFDPADRIVEFGEKNGMFIVGHTLVWHNQTPDWFFVNPEGNPNTPEEQIERMRSHIEAVAGRYAGRVNAWDVVNEVIDNDGSYRPTTWVNAVGDGDKMVKYAFQYAGKYAPDAELYYNDFNAWRPEKRDGIARMVRMLQKEGIRIDGVGIQAHWGLNFPKNEYIEAAIDTFASLGVKVMITELDVDVLPLTKEGQIIGQVMSHPQFQLEEFEEFLDPYKDGLPEEVEQQLTERYEELFRIFYNKRDKIDRVTLWGLQDNMSWKNGYPIPGRTNYPLLFDRQNKAKPALKAVLEVPEQNL